A single genomic interval of Lathyrus oleraceus cultivar Zhongwan6 chromosome 7, CAAS_Psat_ZW6_1.0, whole genome shotgun sequence harbors:
- the LOC127107061 gene encoding protein ELC-like yields the protein MVPPATPSPNPQETQQFLSSVLSQRGPSAVPYSEDTKWLIRQHLISLLTTFPSLEPKTATFTHNDGRTVNLLQADGTIPMTYQSVTYNIPVVIWLMESYPRHPPCVYVNPTRDMVIKRPHPHVNPSGLVSVPYLHNWIYPSSNLVDLVLSLSLIFGREPPLYSQRRASNNNPNPNPNPNPNPHPHPNPNHNPHPNSSSNFAAASSSGYPHPARNNYPPSPYSPSPSPRPPHTEDPTEVFRRNAINKLVEMVHNDVTSLRKTREAEMEGLFGLQGVLKQREEVLDKGVKEMREEMEGLEQQLQMVLMNTDVLEGWLRDNQGKKLESLENVEDAFECVDVLSKQMLDCTAADLAIEDTLYALDKGVQVGAVPFDQYLRSVRVLSREQFFHRATAAKVRAAQLQAQVANIAARSHHYGS from the coding sequence ATGGTTCCGCCGGCGACACCATCGCCGAACCCCCAAGAAACCCAACAATTCCTCAGCTCCGTCCTCTCCCAGCGCGGTCCATCCGCAGTACCATACTCCGAAGACACGAAATGGCTCATCCGTCAACACTTGATCTCTCTCCTAACAACTTTCCCTTCTCTTGAACCCAAAACCGCTACCTTCACTCACAACGATGGCCGCACCGTTAATCTCCTCCAAGCCGATGGAACCATACCCATGACCTATCAATCTGTTACCTACAACATCCCCGTTGTTATCTGGCTCATGGAATCTTACCCTCGTCACCCACCTTGTGTCTATGTTAACCCTACCAGAGACATGGTTATCAAACGCCCTCACCCTCATGTTAATCCTTCTGGCCTTGTTTCTGTTCCTTATTTGCATAATTGGATCTACCCTAGTTCCAATTTGGTTGATCTTGTTCTCTCTTTGAGTCTTATCTTTGGTCGCGAACCTCCTCTTTATTCCCAACGTAGAGCTAGTAATAACAACCCTAATCCCAATCCCAATCCCAATCCCAATCCCCATCCCCATCCTAACCCTAATCATAACCCTCATCCTAATTCAAGTTCTAATTTTGCAGCTGCTTCTTCATCTGGGTATCCTCATCCTGCCAGGAATAACTACCCTCCTTCGCCGTATTCGCCTTCTCCTTCTCCTCGGCCTCCTCATACCGAGGATCCTACTGAGGTTTTTAGGAGGAATGCTATTAACAAGCTTGTGGAGATGGTGCATAATGATGTTACATCATTGAGGAAGACTAGAGAAGCTGAAATGGAGGGTTTGTTTGGTTTGCAAGGGGTTTTGAAGCAGCGCGAGGAGGTTCTGGATAAAGGTGTGAAGGAAATGCGAGAGGAGATGGAGGGTTTGGAACAGCAACTTCAGATGGTTTTGATGAATACTGATGTTTTAGAGGGTTGGTTGAGGGATAATCAAGGGAAGAAGTTGGAGAGTTTAGAGAATGTTGAGGATGCTTTTGAGTGCGTGGATGTGCTTTCTAAACAGATGCTTGATTGTACTGCTGCTGATTTGGCTATTGAAGATACTCTTTATGCATTGGATAAGGGTGTTCAGGTTGGAGCTGTGCCGTTTGATCAGTACTTGAGGAGTGTGAGGGTGTTGTCGAGGGAACAATTCTTTCACCGGGCTACGGCTGCTAAAGTTAGAGCTGCTCAGTTGCAGGCTCAGGTTGCTAATATTGCTGCGAGGAGTCATCATTATGGTAGCTGA